Genomic window (Helianthus annuus cultivar XRQ/B chromosome 3, HanXRQr2.0-SUNRISE, whole genome shotgun sequence):
tatttggaccccaaaatccagagtgtgaaccttaaacccatctaaaacaagtctctgaacttgttgggtcagaatcacactccattctcggttttcgccttttcgcgcgattaaaccgtattcacatatcggaaccaaccggtctaggctacggccaatataaagactcgttagaattctaataggtaaattaaaaccttcgttccagaataggagccccagtaaaagctatcagtgacttaatcaaattaaggataatacttgcaaaggtaaatactttaacttattttcccttatacgggcttgggatacggtatattaataccgcttgattgagcatcatatcttccatcgcttaggtggttaattgaataatgtgatcggctcatttaaacagtcttgttacttaaaagcctttggggggttaatgaccgttgtcccggatatccttggcatcattttacgaaatggccacgacctcgacatcccggtgtaggcgtacacccggtatattatgtcgacattattattattaaaagacgtagccgttggtttttacactacggttttacgcaatgtggtgtgtctattaatctttaacccggacaggatccgggctactgaacgcataaaaggacatgtaattcgttcacaagattttaataattttcccaagttataaaagagtttgtgcctcgtgcattcaaatcaattttaataaacattttcaaatgtgtcagttgaacgtatttaccagtgtaaactgacgtattttcccaaaaagattaagtgcaggtactacacgaaattgcctggtaatagcttcctagcatcccgaatagtctcgcaaacttgatgctgtatctgattgaacaatactttactattatttatgatcccctgtggaaacaattcgacttctgtaatacatttgatgttacattcaaaggttgaattatatttatctttattgcttccactgtgcattcatataattgtgtggtttgactatattgttgccaactacgtcacggtaatcccccaccgggcccaccggtgatacacgtggaaatcggggtgtgacatcatgtTTGTTtaatactggagccgataactgctttgtgtcgtatgaattcgagaagctccttagtcgtaagcgttcttatctcccctcgtcattcgaagttgaagttgcTACGggaagaaccgtcgccgttaactctgttcttcgtgattgtaccctcgagctcaacaatcacctctTCCCAATTGTCTCATTctgatgcagctcggaagttttgacgtcatagtaggcatggactttctacgcgaaaaccatgctgaagttgtgtgctttgaaaagatgattcgattctcgctcgcaaatggtgatctcttatgtgtatacggtgaaacagcttcagaaggtctcaagctcatgtcgtgtatccaagctagcaagtatctacgcaaggaatacagagctttcttggccaacattgtagtagcagagaaggaaaagaaaaggaaggccgaagttaaagacgttccagtggtccgtaaatttcctcaggtgttccctgacgatcttccgggattaccgccaagtcgtgatatcgactttcgcatcgaccttattcctgaagctaaccctgttgctaaagccccttatcgactcgctccatccgaaatgcgggaactctcaaaccaactccaggagttacttgaaaaaggctttattcgcccaagcacctctccttggggcgcaccggtccttttcgtcaaaaagaaggatgggtcgttcaggatgtgcatcgactattgggaactgaataagctgaccatcaagaaccgttatcccctacctcgaatcgacgatttgtttgatcagctacaaggtgcatcgtgtttctcgaagatcgatttacgctcaggttatcatcagttacgcatacaagaggaggatatacccaaaaccgcctttcgcactcgttacggccactatgagttcgttgttatgccttttggtctaaccaacgcgcccacggtttttatggatctgatgaatcacgtgtgtaaaccttatcttgaccgtttcgtcatcgtgttcatcgacgatgtcttgatttattccaaatcgaaagccgaaaacgcgcaacatctacgtttggttctcgagttactccaggagaaccaactctatgccaagttctccaagtgcgaattctggttggaggaggttcagtttctgggtcacatcgtgaatagtcagggtattcatgtcgatcccgcgaagattgaagcagttaaaagttggattacgccaaagaacccgtctgaagttcgatcttttcttggattagcgggctattatcgacgatttatcgaaggattctctaagatcgatgTGCCGCTTACcacccttactcataaagacaggtcttttgtttggggaactgaacaagaatctgcttttcaaacccttaagcgcaagctctgcaatgctcctgttctcacgttgctagacggaaacaacgatttcattgtctactgtgatgcttctaaccttgggcttggctgtgttctcatgcaacaagacaaggttatagcttacgcatctcgtcagctcaaaatccacgagaagaactatacaacccatgatctcgagctaggcgcagttgtttttgcattgaagatttggcgacactacctgtatagtaccaagtgtacgatcttcaccgatcacaggagtttacaacacatctttaatcagaaagaacttaacatgcgtcaacgcggatgggtagaacttcttagcgattacgactgtgagattcgttatcacccgggcaaggcaaatgttgtagccgacgtactcagcagacggagttatttgctcagtattcgcaatacccaagcccagcataacctcgaaactctcatccgtgaagcccaacatgcttgctttaacgagcgcactttgaagaaagagaggatttatcacgacggagctcagcttgtaagcaaagcagatgggattttctattatctggactgaatttggatccctaagcggaccgatttgcgaaagattataatgaacgaagcccacaaatcccgatactctattcatcccggtgccgataaaatgtaccaggatcttcgttacaagtactggtggccgggtatgaaacgggatatcgcactctatgttggaagttgcctgacttgtgcgagagtcaaggctgaacatcaacgaccttctggcttactcgaacaacctccaatccctatatggaagtgggagagtatagctatggatttcataaccaaacttccgcccacgccatcaggtcacgacagcatttgggttatagttgatcgtttgaccaaatcagcccactttttgccaatacgagaagactacaaggtagaacgactagcccgaatctacacagacgagatcatttgtaatcatggtacgcctcgtgacatcatttcagaccgtgatgctcggtttacttcgcgattgtgggaaacgtttcaagcggcccttggtacgtcgcttaacctgagtacagcattccatcctcaaactgacggacagactgaaagaacgatccgtactcttgaagacatgctccgcgcgtgtgtcatagacttcggtggtagttggaacaaatacctaccgttagtcgaattctcgtacaacaatagctatcatgccagcatacaaatggcaccattcgaggctttatatggaaggagatgtcgttcgcctattgtgtggcacgagatcggtcattcgcaattaaccggtcccgagttactacaagaaacgactgacaaaatactccagattcgagacaacttgtcgaaagccagggataaacagaaaagttacgccgatagaagacgcaagccccttgaatttgacgttggcgactacgtactcctaaaggtatcaccttggaagggtgttgtcagattcggcaagaaagggaaactagcgcctcgatatgttggaccttttaagattctggaaagaatcggaaaagtcgcctacagactcaaactaccagaggaacttagtaacgtccacccaactttccacgtgtcgaacctccgaaagtgtctagccgatcatgatctgattgtaccgctcgacgaccttcaagtaaacgaaacgctacacttcatggaaaagcctgtcgagatcatggatcgccaaaccaagcaactcagacgctcgcgcatccctatcgtgaaagtccgatgggaaggaaaacgaggcgcagagttcacttgggaactcgaaagcgacatgaaggctaagtacccgcagttgtttgaatgaagatctgaagcgagaaattggtaaaatcattcacggcgatgtgcagcttcgagcctaatttcgggacgaaattccctaaacaaggggaggctgtaacacctcgtgttttcgaatgtcaaagtcaaagtccaagtcaactttgacttctttgactataattagtctattttatgttttatttgtattatgtggagtaagtgttgttaatctaAGAAATCGAAGTGATCGAATGTTTTAtcaacgcgaaccgatttacgactgtgaatagtaggaagtaacaatgcgataaagttaactaatcaataatcaagccaatcgaaccatcatcgaactcgaaactcgagtTATGCGaatttggttgttgttatacgtgtgtgtgtgccttatgtgttacatgtgcgtgtttgctttattttttgcgtggtgatcaatcaaatcaatcgaaactcgaatcaaaactcgaaactcaaatcgaatgcaatcgaaatcgaattatgacgaatagtaacgtaaggatagtgtgtaatatagatgattgtatgttagatatagtgattgggactgaaagtaatttgaataggaaactctatcgtactcgtatcgtctccagtcgaaatcaaaatatcagaaatcgtcgcaccgaacacttgaaccaggctgttgatcgatcaggctgacgatcgaacagcccagccgatcggatggactgcccgatcgagcaggctgtccgatcgggatgcctggccgatcggccagctctttcctcttttggagcctataaatagggctgtcattgtcattctttccacttttggaaactctctgaccgaccagctcgtgctcctcatcctttctcagatttcttccgatttcggtaagttttcatcctaaatcttgtactttcttgatcaatgcacactcctacacctttctatctttcgaatctttattttaaaccgtgaaatcatcaagatctaagcattctaggatgatgtcatcatggtgttcttcaagaacatcatgttttggcctcaatccaccatgaatagctcagatctaaccgatttccacataaacaagctaagatatatcaaagatctgaacatttacatggtgtgaaggattgaaagaaggattttcaactcttttacactcaatgccttcaaaccgataggaacggagcttgagtcaactcaccaatcattctggtggatgagtggttcaagattcggattctatctacgaggttcaccgacttcgggttaaacatcaaactaccgttccgaacagtttaccggccggacttgggtgattcctgtccgagcaggggaaacaagtaagaacgaaagttctCTGGTTCAGCTCGCTGTTAAACTACCTCGAAATAATGTCAAAtaaccaaaacaaccaagtgttagacgaacaggccgaccaggtcaggatgctaaccgaacggttaggctgtccgaacggacagcccaaccgatcggacatgtcagccgatcggctagcaagtggccccatactttgacaatttcatgaagtatagtattgaataaggtgatgttcgatcgaatgagctgtttgataacattactcatcggatcatgagatactatgttTCAACCCTTGATCGATTTACAACTCGTAGTAGTAcggggtgccacccgatcgaacatgctgttcgatcgatcaggtgacatccagctgaggactcacttttgaagttcctaaccgatcggttaagccggccgatcgaacaggccgttcgttcgatcgacctgaagggtaaggacacttcagtgttctcaaatactacaacgaaaacttcaaaaggccaaaccatcatacacaaacacatcctactcaaaggaagaaacaatccgctcgaacagtccagccgatcgaacaggctgtccgaacggaccttccaaccgaacgaacaacccgttcgatcgaacctgctgttcgatcgaccaggctgttcgacccacttacacttgtctCCAGTTTACGTGTATTCAGTgttatgctatcaaactgttcaggctaaccctactctcaagcgctcccttcaatccatcaatcaatcgctgtgagtatactcgatccctttttgcttttagcacttttgggtgttacatacgttacttatatcaaaacacaatcaatcacactactcaattatttgaacgctaaccgattcacatgtattacgtgactaaatgaatgcttgttgttatgtttacatgtggaatgctgtctacctgccgtaacgacgtagtactatagtttggactcagcacccgttcacacgggggttgttaaggacaattacttgcatggattacggtggtaatcatgtattgcgaactgtctcggacagtcaacccgcagtcattggtatcgatagatccatgtcgataattaacatgcttcgttttcctctatatacgtgctggttatgcgtaaactatttcgaactctatatgctattatcaaacttgtatgctcacctttacattatatgtattgactttattttaacatatgtgacaggtgtttaagatgtttgcttgctaggaaagcgaggctagaataaagctctagaggcccccaacaaatagttgtctgtcaggaataagcgtctagagcatagttgtctgtagatcttgttcGACCGGGTCtttagaagcatttgaacaatatttattcgtttttaattaaatctgagttgccggaacagaattacttgactagttgttatctgtaataatatattgtattatttgggatacggtatgggtgtatcatttaactgaatagtattaatagttgttgtggaaacttctggacaatttgtttcgctcagtgccatgccccgatgattccgccatcggttggggtgtgacatcacgCAAAAGAAGAGAGTAAAGGGCTAGGAGACACCAACTTATTAGGTCGCATGCAACATGGGCTTAGTCAAGTCAAGAAGTTAGAAGACTTTGCTAGAGACCTGAGTAAGAAAATGTCAAATCTGTCACCAAATCCTGAGCTACAAAAGACATTAAGGAATGATTTCTTGAACATTATCATGGATACCAAGCCGTACGATGCCTATAGGTCTGATTTCAAAGACTGGCCCCTTGAATCTCTTAAAGAGGAAGTTAATAGAATTGAAAAGATGAATAAAGATCCTCAAATGCAAAAATTTGCTCCCAACTGGAAACAATACAAAAAGGTTGAAGTGGATGAAGCGTTGAAGTACAAGAGAATGAGGGCAGAACTTGTAGCAGCTAAGTATGGGACTGCTAGAGCTATTGGAAAATGGTCTAGGCAGTATATTGATCAAGCTTACAATAAGCTAGAAGAGCGAAGAAAGACAGATCCATCCCTTCCTAAAAAGCCAGTATACAAAGATGAAACCACTGTTAGACGTCGGCAGACCATTACCTCTAAAAAGTTGTTCTCATCAGTAGATGTATCCATCGCTGTCTTgaaccaaagaaaaagacaacaactgattgatgaggaagatgaaaagaGAGAAGCTGAAATCAGAAAAGAGGCTATCAGAAATCAGTTACGATATGGATTGGATGATGCTTCGTTGCAATTACAAGCTCAAGTTGCTCAAACACTTCAAACGTTGGCTAGCAGGCCTCAATCGCCAAACTCCTCTCAAATAAaacttctcccaagaaacccattagacccaaaaatactaaagtggaagtctgacaaacagacccatgaCTTGACTTTGATCAAGTCTGATGGTAGTGTTGAAAAGATATCAAGGGAGAGTGCACTTAGTCTGAATCCAGTTGACCTCCAAGATCTTTTTAACCTTCAGCTTGATAGGGATGAAGATGTTACTAATTccttggattttgagctccaattcAAAGGGAAAATCCGGGAAAGgttgatgagagaataaagatcTGCTGATTTCTAAAGTTTGCTGATTTATAAAGGCTGTTATACACAAAAATCTGCTGAAGTCTAAAGTCTGTTGATGGACCTACCATCTGTTGAACTCAAAGAACTGCTGGAAGTCAAAGGCCTGATCAATCTTGATTTAGCTTTGCTGAAAGTTGTTGAGGCAGGTGATTGTGTGTTTGTAGTTAATGTTTGTTGAAACttaagttgtattcaaattctatTAAGTTTTGTTAAACATCTTTTATATGTACTTATGTCTATAAACAGTTTATATTGTTTTTTTGGGTAAACAGTTTACATTGTCAATGGGTAGATAACCTCTTTTTTGGATAAGAGAATGGAAATAATCGTATGTAACTAATATATTAACCGATAatctatgtttatagttgtcttttagctataatagataataTGTTTTGATACATTATCTATAtacctatctatactttctatcgaaatgtgttatgcatggttttctaaaagcCACCCGTATTTATACACGGGTCTTACCGTTAGTTTTATATAATATGAACTGTGACTAGTCAAAACTGATTTTTTAATGTTTGGGGGTACCAAACCCACTTAGAATTCGTGAAATAAAGCTAGGGTTTGTTAGATACTTGCAATGGGCGATTTAACTTTTCTCCAAGCAATTGTTACTACACTTAAACTCCCTCACTTTGTTTGTCATTTTCTACAAGAAACTCCTACTCTTTTCGTTTGCATACGTCGATGACAAACACCGTCGGGATTTCTATGCTAGTTTAATGTATTATTTTAGAACGAAAGCGAAAACCGTAACAACTTTATACACTAAAAAATAATCCTTAATATGCAAATGATCGAAACTTAAGAAACTAAAACAATATAAATTCACAATGTTATAGAAATTAAACATTTGAATACTTTAGATGACAAAGAGCCAACTTAGCGTCCTAATTTAGTGCTTACCGATTATACGAATTTTATGTAAACTATGTGTATATATATCTGAGGTTTCCTTTTAGTTGGCCCCCCTTATTTTATGAAAACATTGGGGCATTCTTACACACAAAATGGACCATTCGTTATTATATATGTGTGTGGCCAAGAAATACATGGCCAAGTACTTTcgaataaagtagaaagaaacaGCATAGTTCCATACATATAAAAAATGGCTGCCCACCCTTTCAAAATCACGGCAGCCTTATTTATTATGTATAAACTAGGATAGGATTAATCCCTCGCGTTGCACTACGGGTGTAAAATCGTGCCAAATAGCACCGTGCCAAATAGCACCAATGTCACATCACCGACAAcgaccaccgacactgaagttgtgacgtgttaatgcgaaaaattagaccgaaacctaaaacataaaaaataataactaagtcgatctaggacccgtgcgttgtgacgaacctgtcaaacatgaaaaaatagatgaggtaaaaatgttgaaccatatacgcacgttgcgccgtgttaactcgcaaaatttagagcGAAACATAAAACAAAAATTTTGCACTTATGTGGAACAATATCCAATAAGCTTTTTTGTTTATCTAAATAAATATTTGAAATGATAAATATAAATCATTTCCAATATATGCAATTGATGTTAATCCGCTCTCTAAATGCCATTCAACAGAATCATATTGAGCTATTAGGGTGGAGGGGGAGTCCTCTAGATGGGCTCGCCAGTTAAGCAGGTTCCATAGAAACACCGCCACAACTCCCATATCTCTGTATATGGGATCATTTTACGGGTTCATGAACCAGGATGGTTTGAGGAATGTTTGAGTGGAAAGAGAGGAGAAAAAGGGTGTTGAATTTCTTGGGAAGTGTGGGGCTCAAGTGATGGAGCTAGAATCCTGCTATAAGTGGTATGAGTTCGTTTGGGTTCACATGGGTTGAGATGAGGTGTCACACTATAATTGGTTGGTGGTCAGGGTCCACACATGTTGGGCTAAGAACGCCCCTTCCACCCTTAGAAATATGTTCAGGACGGTATCAAAACTCACTCTGAAATGTTGTTGTATGGTAGTTGAATGCCAAttgatttattaattttagaCATTTATGTATAAAATCTGAGGTATACTTGAGGATAAGTTTTTGCCTTTCAAGTTGCATTTTTATAAACATGAAATTGAGAGAGTAGATTACAAACCGGCTCACCACAACCTTACTAGTACAACTGTACAATCAGTCTACTGAGTACTAACACAATGAACAATGCAATCAAATTCATAATGAATTAAACATGTGACTCAAGTACCCAAACCATTTACTATGAATACATTTTGGGTGGGGTAAGGGTGGGAGTGGAGGACACCTATCTTACATGAAAACTATGCCTTTGTTGTACATTTTAGGTGTATTGAAAAAATTAACACAAATCAAGAAAGAAAATCAGGTGTATATTAACACCAATCAAgaaagaaaatcatgttttatatagaATTTTTCTAGAAGAAGTTAGTTATGAAAAAAGAACTAATCAAGTTGTATTATGAAAAAAgttcctaaattaaaattttggcCAGCGAGAGCCACAAAAATCTTGGTTATTTTTTTTAATGCGGAAACCTTTATCGTTTGCAATGTTTATTGTTGAATATATATTATCGTAGCATTTTCATTTAATTAATATCCGATAAAATATGCAGAATTTGCTTTTTTATAAGCATCTAATTTAACCAACTCTCAGTCTCATTCTCTATTTAAGCAAGCATCTATTCAGAGTCAATCAACTAGGACCGTTGATTATTCTATCAAATATATTCTTATAAGAAACAAAATACAATATACGTGTACTGTTGAAGCAACGGTAGGAGCTTCCAACATTTACACATGGGACTGTAAGTCTGAAAGAAAACAACATTGTTAGCCTCCTCATGCATGCGACTTTATTATTTAACCTAACCAGATCCCGACAGGAGGCGAATCAACATGATGTTACTTTCATAAAAAGGGATGGTTCTCTCTTGCATCGACTAGCATTGTTCGACGTTCGTTGTCATGTAGGGTACCACAGTGATATCGTTGCATCGTTTTATTAGTAATGATTGTGTGTACATCTTTTGTAATGATCTGGTCCACTTTAGACATAATTTCAGACATGTTGTGTACATTTATGTTTGGTCGTCGTGGTGTTTGTTTCCAGATACGTCAAATCTGGAGGCGAGGTGTACATGCTCGgtggtgctcatgtccaaacttATAGATCTGGGCATTTTAGACCCGACCCGTCATCACATATGCATGCATATTTTCTTCTACCAAACACTTatataaaataacatttttatTAAACGATAAATGATTGTGCATATATTGCTTATTTACTCGATCTACCAACACAACTTTCATGACCCTCCCCCACCTCATacaaaaagaccattttaccctccAAATAAAGTCAATATTCAATGACTACATTGTTACAACACTTTCAGTACGGAATCATGTCTGAAGCAGCCAAAATAGGCAAGTTAGCATAAACACAACTCAGTGAGTTACCCATAAACTCGTCAACAAACTCAGTGCCACCCCAACCCGAATCAACGGGTTGACTCATGATCGACTCGATCTGGTTTAGCGAATCCAACCGACGGCTCAGCTCGGTCACCTGAGCCCTCAACACCAAATTCTCAGCCTCCACATTCGTATAATGCTGCATGGTGACACTAATAGTAGCCATAACCTGGTTATTCTCCATCCTGAGTTGACTCAGCTGAGTCTTCAACTCGTCCAGGTGCTTTTGCTTCCTCAATCTTGATCTCCTTGCCGATTCCCGATTCGACACCATTCTATTCTTCTTCCTTTGATCCATTAATCGTTGAAGATCTTCATCAGAACCACCTGATGAAGTCGCTTTACCACTCGAAGAAGCCATCAAAATACCGAAAAAACAAGACGAACTTGATGATTTGGAGGGTGAATCAGAAGAAAATAAGCACAACCCAGATAGTAAATAAGGTTTAATTTGATTATTACTAAGATAGATTGGCGTTTTTTATTAAGTAACTAttgcagaaaacagagcaaaaacAGAGCAAAAAACAGAGCAGAAACAGAGCACCAAATTATGAAATGTAATGGAACAATACTGAAGATTTAGAGAGTGAAATTGAAGAAACTGAGAATGACCCACATAGTAACTAAGCTTTAATTCGATTATTATTCAAACAGATAATTGTTTTTGTATGGATTTGGATCTAATTAGGGGTAGTTTGTAACTAAAGCAAAAAACAGAGTATGAATCATGTGATGTAATAGAACCAGTAGAGAAACACAACTGAAAACGAGTGAACTAAATGGGTTCTACGCCAATATGAGGAATTATTGATCATAAACTCAGAGTGAAAATGTTCACTTAAAATCTGAGACATGTATTTCAAACATCAACAGCAAGAGGTTGAACATTAATAAATACGAAAATGACCAAATCCCAGATGAAGAACAATGGGTTTTAGGCTTAAAACCTTGAATATGAATAAAAACAGAGCAATTACTTTGAAGAATAAGCTTCAAAGTTTGCtgaaaaaaagaagaagagaTGGAAGAGAGGGGGAAGGGTATATGGAGGAATTGTTTGTTGGATTTTATAGAATTTTTGTGCAGCACAAGTTGCAAAAAAGTACCTTTGTGTAGATATTTTTGTTTGAAATTTAATGtcttacaaaaaaaaaagcaACCTTTTTCTAACATGAAAATCAAATTTTTATTAGTTTATAATATTCACACACTACTTCTCtctgtgtatgtgtatgtatattcATAGATATATATAAAGAGGTAGAGTGAAAAAGAGTGTAAGAATAGTGAGAGTTTTTATTTATTGTTAATAAAGAATTTAAAATAGGAGACTTCAAAACCAAATTCACATCAATTTTGCCCCAAGTTTGCCCCTCTCGTAGCCAAACTGGCTTAAAAAACGTCTCGGTAACACACCCTCCCTCTCATATAACCTGGATTTAAACGTTCTTACAAAAGATATCTATCATCCCTATCCCCTTTCCATCATTCTTTCTTCTCAAAAGCGTCCTATTATGGATGCTTTTagattatatttattaaaattaCAGACTTGATTTGTAATTAATTAACCATGTGATTTAATATGTTAAAAGTTATTAGATGCTTACATGGTTTAACACTTTAACATGTATGTGGTGACTAGGTTGTCTTGTAATTGTGTGTATCAATAGTTTGGCCCACGCCTGGGCTCTTTCTTTTTCACCTCTTGACCGGTTAGGTGTAAGACCAAGcgtaatggggcgttttttttttaaaaaaattgccCCAAAACGCCCTAAAACGCCCAACCCCCCACTACAGGGGGCGTTTTCCGGCGTGATTTTCGAAAAAAATTGGGTCCGGCGTTTTAAAAATAACGCTTAATTCGTGTGGGGGCCACCATCTTTCGACCGTTGTTCAAACGGTAactttcttatttt
Coding sequences:
- the LOC110929469 gene encoding bZIP transcription factor 11, coding for MASSSGKATSSGGSDEDLQRLMDQRKKNRMVSNRESARRSRLRKQKHLDELKTQLSQLRMENNQVMATISVTMQHYTNVEAENLVLRAQVTELSRRLDSLNQIESIMSQPVDSGWGGTEFVDEFMGNSLSCVYANLPILAASDMIPY